From Peromyscus maniculatus bairdii isolate BWxNUB_F1_BW_parent chromosome 8, HU_Pman_BW_mat_3.1, whole genome shotgun sequence, a single genomic window includes:
- the Gna13 gene encoding guanine nucleotide-binding protein subunit alpha-13 isoform X3 — MADFLPSRSVLSVCFPGCVLTNGEAEQQRKSKEIDKCLSREKTYVKRLVKILLLGAGESGKSTFLKQMRIIHGQDFDQRAREEFRPTIYSNVIKGMRVLVDAREKLHIPWGDNKNQLHGDKLMAFDTRAPMAAQGMVETRVFLQYLPAIKALWDDSGIQNAYDRRREFQLMETWARPHPA, encoded by the exons aTGGCGGACTTCCTGCCGTCGCGCTCCGTGCTGTCCGTGTGCTTCCCGGGCTGCGTGTTGACGAACGGCGAGGCCGAGCAGCAGCGCAAGTCCAAGGAGATCGACAAATGCCTGTCGCGGGAGAAGACCTACGTGAAGCGGCTGGTGAAGATCCTGCTGCTGGGTGCGGGCGAGAGCGGCAAGTCCACCTTCCTGAAGCAGATGCGGATCATCCACGGCCAGGACTTCGACCAGCGCGCGCGCGAGGAGTTCCGCCCCACCATCTATAGCAACGTGATCAAAG GTATGAGAGTACTGGTAGATGCCCGAGAGAAGCTTCATATTCCCTGGGGAGATAACAAAAACCAGCTCCATGGAGACAAGCTGATGGCATTTGATACCCGGGCCCCCATGGCTGCTCAGGGGATGGTGGAAACCCGAGTATTTTTGCAGTATCTTCCTGCTATAAAAGCCTTGTGGGACGACAGCGGAATACAGAATGCTTATGACCGGCGCCGGGAATTCCAACTG ATGGAGACCTGGGCTAGGCCCCACCCTGCTTGA